The Suricata suricatta isolate VVHF042 unplaced genomic scaffold, meerkat_22Aug2017_6uvM2_HiC HiC_scaffold_51386, whole genome shotgun sequence genome segment aaggagccaagaataaaGTGGTTGatccattttcaaagaaagattgGTATGATGTAAAAGCACCGGCAAtgtttaatataagaaatattggAAAAACACTAGTCACAAGAACTCAAGGAACCAAAATCGCATCTGACGGCCTCAAGGGTCATATGTTTGAAGTAAGCCTTGCTGATCTGCAGAATGATG includes the following:
- the LOC115285193 gene encoding 40S ribosomal protein S3a-like: MAVSKNKCLTKGGKKGAKNKVVDPFSKKDWYDVKAPAMFNIRNIGKTLVTRTQGTKIASDGLKGHMFEVSLADLQNDE